GCCCGAGCATGCTGCCGGTGAAGATGCCCTGGAGGTTCCCACCAGGCGTCTAGCGCGCTCTTGACGCGCAACATCGCCAAGGCGGTCAGCGTGCCGGAAATGCCGACAATCAACGTCGCCCCATGCAGGACGCGCATCGATTCCCAGTCGCCGGCTTCGGGGCGGAAGTAGCGCTTGTGGATGTCGCAAAGATAAAGGGTCGCGGAGCTGTTCAAGCTGGTGTCCATGCTGCTCATCGCGGCTGCAAAAATCGCGGCGATCAGCAGGCCCGCGAGTCCGATGGGCAGTTTATTGACGATAAAGTGAGGCACGACTTTGTCACCGACGTCGGCGGCCGTAAGAGCGGCGGCTTTGGCGGCGATTAGGTCATTGGTTGCCGTAAGCCCGTCCTGGGCCAATTGGGTAACCACAACCTGTGTCCTCACTTCATTCAGCATTTCAGGATTCGCTTCATAGAGACTAAACAATCCCGTTCCGATGAAGAAAAACAGGGCCGACATGACGGGGAACAGCAAAGCGGCGAGCCAGACGCTGGACTTCGCGGCGCGATCGGACTTCGCGGTGGCGTAACGCTGCACGAAGCTTTGATCGATTCCGAAGTTCTGGATATTGATGAACACGCCGTAGAGTAGAACAATCCAGAAAGTGGGCTGCGGCAGGGTGAAAGACTCGGGGCTGAGGCTGAAGCTTCCCAGGCTGAATTTGCCGTTTTCTTTAGCGATCTCGAACAATTGGCCAGAGCCCTCGGGCATTCCGGTGAGAATCAATCCCGCGCAGAGAAAGGCGCCCGCTATTAGGACAAAACTTTGCACGACATCCGTCCAGATTACGGCCTCGATTCCCCCGAGCAAAGTGCAAGCGGTCACGAGA
This genomic stretch from Opitutia bacterium ISCC 52 harbors:
- a CDS encoding sodium/solute symporter (Members of the Solute:Sodium Symporter (SSS), TC 2.A.21 as described in tcdb.org, catalyze solute:Na+ symport. Known solutes for members of the family include sugars, amino acids, nucleosides, inositols, vitamins, urea or anions, depending on the system.), which codes for MAAGRSLPGWAVGFSIFGTYVSSIGFLGNTGKAYGGTWNSWVLGLSLPIAAVIAVRWFIPLYRGSSEVSAYYHLEKRFGPWARTYALACYLLSQLARIGTILYLVALALSPLTGWDVKIIILVTGVLVTACTLLGGIEAVIWTDVVQSFVLIAGAFLCAGLILTGMPEGSGQLFEIAKENGKFSLGSFSLSPESFTLPQPTFWIVLLYGVFINIQNFGIDQSFVQRYATAKSDRAAKSSVWLAALLFPVMSALFFFIGTGLFSLYEANPEMLNEVRTQVVVTQLAQDGLTATNDLIAAKAAALTAADVGDKVVPHFIVNKLPIGLAGLLIAAIFAAAMSSMDTSLNSSATLYLCDIHKRYFRPEAGDWESMRVLHGATLIVGISGTLTALAMLRVKSALDAWWEPPGHLHRQHARAVSSRPDLAKGPKSACHYFRRRWGAVDPLAVAF